From the Helianthus annuus cultivar XRQ/B chromosome 17, HanXRQr2.0-SUNRISE, whole genome shotgun sequence genome, the window agtttgtgtGTTCATCGTGACCTTACCAATTTAACAACTAAACCTAGTCAACGGTCAACTCCCGAACTTAAACCTTTATTGTTAAAACTGTACCTGCTGTCCATACATGAAGCTGAAATATATACTCCGTTTAAATCTTGGGATAAGCTAGAAATACCGTATGATCTTACCTGAAAGATAATTCAATGTGTCATGCAATGACGTCGATATTTTTTATGTGAAGTACTGTAATATATGATTTCAGCAAAACGTTCAAACTGAATACATACCCACTTCCTTGATGATGTATCTTGCGAACAAGCCTGAGTGATGGGAGCTTTAAGGCTTCTAGTATCCCAGAACTTTATAACACTGCAACAgaataaaatttcaaaaaattaaaatgacaaaaaatacaAGTAATGTGAAATAAACTTGTAAATGGATTCTGGTAGCCTCTTACACACCTGTCAACTGCTCCAGCAGTAGCAATGGAAACCTCATCCTTCATATATAAAACCGATGTAACACTCATTGAAGCAGCCTAAATCATTAAGCGCTCGGTTAAAAACACTAGTAAATACAAGTATTAATCAGCGATATGTAAATTTTCTTGACACTAACCTTGTTATGCCTACCCCTTGTTTTAACACTCGATGACTTATGAGCCCCTTGAACAGTTGCTATTGGtctgaaaaaaaaatatacaagtgATCAGAAATTCAGAATTAACTAATAGCCAAAACATGACCGGATTGTAAATAAACACTAGGAGCTTACAGAGTATTTGAGTGTGCTCGCGTAGATTTAGCGCACCTCAAGTCCCACAAAGCAAAAGAACCGTCTCTTGAACCAGATACAATGATATCTTCAATACACAAACAATCATTTAGATCAATATTCAGTTATTCTTCACGGACGAATATAATTGAAAGGATCACAAACATACCATTGTTGGAAGGGTGTGCACTTACGGACTTCACACTTCCAGTATGTCCCGTTAGTGCTAGAAGACATTTTCTTTCTTGGGAATCCCATACTTTAATCTATCCAAGTGCCAAAACATTTCATATCATGCCACATGTTTAAATATAATGTCATAAAACAAAATCTGAAATTGTAAAGAGTTACTCACACTATGATCACCGCACGCCGTTAGTAAATTAGTATCATCCTGCGAAAACCGAATACCATTCACACAATTTAAACAAAGTCATAAACTTTAACCTACAAAGCTACAAATGAATTTACCAAATCCAAATATTATGTAACAATGGTTTGAATTTTCTCTACCTTTATCCAACACACATCAAATATAGCATTGTCATGAGCAAGCCACTGGCATTTTCTAGCTTTCTCTGCAACAAATATAAAACTAAAACTTTGAATACACCCTTCTAGCAAACAAGTGTGAACTATAATTATGTTTAGTGAGTAAAAATTCACCTGCATTTTCTGCACTGGTAGCTGAATCAGAAAACTTGAAGCGAGTGTTGTATAAGCAAACATATCCATCCTCTCCAGTTACAGCAAGAATATGAGCATTTTTGCTAGTCTGCAAATTTATTTAACAAACACtttgtgaaattagggtttcacgatCGATTATTCGGATGATTTCAACAACTTTccttaataataatagtaaactGCGAGCAAAATCAAACCTTGCAAAAGGATAAAGCCATGGGAGGAGTGACGTCATCCTCAACTCCATAATCAAAAGCTCCGATTCGACTAAATTGAGACGAGTCGTCGGCAAAACACGGTCGTTTCCTTACTGAATTACAATACAAAAACTCTATGAAATCCAACAGGTATAATCGGATTGTAAAAAGGTGGTTAATTTTGAAGAAAAGAGTTGGAagcaaagaaagaaagaaagtacCTCTGAAGCCGTTGAGCTCTCTGGAAGTGATGGTATGGAAAGTGGATCGAGTTTTGGAGGTCTCCATTTGCAATGGCGAATGGTATGGTGTGTTGAGGAAGAAATGGGATGGGAGTATGAAAAAATGGTTTTTAGCGGGGGTGAGAGGGGGGAGATCGACGGCGGGAAGTTTTGAAATTTGTTTTCTGTTCCTGGCGGTGCTGTCTTCTTTTCATTTTCAAgttgtaaataaataatatactcgtatgacttttgactttgagtgttttataatttttttttttatttacttacaTTTTACACGTAATCACAAAAAAAACATTGGATTCTAAAAATTTCTATTAGGCCTCATTATCAATGTCAGTCTTACTTTTTTTATTCTCTGTAATAGTCTCACTTTTCAACTATTTTTCCTCTACCGGTcctcagttaaaaaaacttaactccgttaagttttttttgaattacaaactaatgttttatgatttttgatcagaacgaggatacgagtttattgatgtaaaacttacctcgaaacggtgctccaaacgagttgatttttgttaattagaaGTTTAAACACCTGAATTGAAACACAGTTTTCGTCGTTTCGAGCAcaatttcaaggtaagttttaccTCGTCGTTTCCTCCTGAAAATGTGTATACTAGAAGAAAAAAGTTTCAAATGCATGATGATGACATACCAGCACCTGATCCTGTTTCATTTGTACCTTACAAAATCACCAAACCTGAATCTTTCATTCTTACAAAATTGGTCAATCCAATCAAAGATCCAATAGCTCTTCAAGGATATGACTCTGCAGATACTACCCCAGCAGCTGCCAGTTATCCACTGGAACTCGATGCAGTAAAGAATGAAATGAGGCAGTTCTACAAAGtggatgatccttcaaaaaggAAATTCCCTTCTCTGCTTGGTTTTAGAAATCCAAAAAACATGGAAGGATATCTAAAACTAAAAGCTAGACAAGCTGAAATAAGAGCTAGGCTTGAATGCCAAGGAGAAAATGACAATGTGGTTTCAAAGTCATTATCAGTTTTTACTCACCAAAGTCAAGCTCATGGAAGACTATGCTAGAGATTCGAGTAAAGAAATGTCAAATTTACCACCAGAACCTGGCCTGCAAAAAGATCTGAGAAAAGACTTTCTGGCACTAATCATGAGTGAGAAGTTCTACCCTGCCAAGGAAGAACAATTCCAAGATTGGCCACTTGTTGGTCTCAAGACAGAACTCAATAGAATTGAAAGAGTAAAAAGAGATCCAAGCATGAAAAGGTCAGCACCAAACTGGCATAAATACAAAAAGGCTATTGATGATCTTACCTTGGATTATAAAAGAAAGAAACAAGAGTTGGTTGATGCAAAGATTGGAACTGCTAaggccatagcaaaatggacaaagcagtaCACTGATGAAGTTTATGAGAGGCTGAGAAAAAAGAGAGAAACAGATCCTAGCCTTCCAAAGAAGCCTGATTACAAAACTATTGACATGTCAAAGAAGCAGGTCCACAATTCTGAACCACTGTTCACATCATCAGATACATCTGTCATTATGTTAAACCAAATAAAAAGGCAAAAGCTGACTGATGCAATAGAGAAAGAGCAAGAAGCTGTATATTTTAAAGAGGCTATCAAGAGAATGGCACTTGAAGATGACAGCTCAGCAAAGCTTCAACGTACATTGGAATCCAAGCACTGATGAAGCATAAAAGTTGAAGCTCAAACTACTGATGGGATCCAAGCATTGTTGAAGATCAAAGCATTGTccattcaaggtctgatcaccctttgaagatagcactgatgctcaacatcagtgcttagaTTACAACAGTGGAATAAAGAATCAATGTTTATGTATCAGTAGTTTGAATATAATCAGTGTCTGTTGTTATAGATTCAGTAGTGTTTATGTTCAACATCTGATttacttttggtcaacatctgtttgaattttggtcaacatattattttgtaaaaagtacaaaaacaaacatttttacaaaatctcAAATCAACCTAACATGtaagtgcattgaagtaaaagtggaaatgatattattcatgtggtcctattgtgcttttgtttgacctctaatatgcgttcatgatctaatccggtgatttgAAGACAATTTTTTTGTTGAATCTAATGAgatggttgatgtaatgtggtcgtatgagtaacaaatagtaattaatataactaagtttcCCGAGCTCAGGAAGCAATCCCAGGTAAAAACCTAGTAAATAATATACTCGTATGACTTTTGagtgttttagaattttttttatttactgacATTTTACACGTAATCACAACAAAAAAACATTGGATTCTAAAAATTTCTATTAGGCGTCATTATCAATGTCAGTCTCACTTTTTTTCATTCTCCGTAACAGTCTCACTTTTCAACTATTTTTCCTCTACCGGTcctcagttaaaaaaacttaactccgttaagtttttttcgaattacaaactaacgtttttggattttttatcagaacgagaatacgagtttattgatgtaaaacttacctcgaaacggtgctccaaacgagttgatttttgttaatttgaaGTTTAAACACCTGAATTGAAGCACAGCTTTCGTCATTTCGAGCAcaatttcaaggtaagttttatATCAACAGACTCGTATCCCCATTatgatcaaaatccctaaaacgtcagtttgtaattcggaaaaaaaacttaacggagttaagtttttttaactgatGACCGGTGGAATAAAAATAGTTGAAAGGTGGGACTGCCAATGGCGTATAGTAGGGGTTATTAGAGGCCAATATtcctaaaaaaaataattacacATTTGGTCTGGTCTATATTATTTACCGAATCTTATCGTACAAAAAGTAGGGAAAATCACATTACACATTTGGTCTACTCTATATTATTTACCGAAttttatcgtacaaaacgtagCGAAAAATCTCACTACACATTTGGTCTAGtctatattatttaccaaatcttATTGTACAAAACGTAGCAAAAAATCTCAGTTTGATACATGTCATTTTTAGTTTAAGGGGGAAGGGTATTAGACTACTCGGATTCGTTGGCGTGAAGAATGGTGTGGGGCTTCAAGAACGTCGGCACACCGCCCCACTTCATGGCGTGGGGCGATGGTTTGTGGTGACATTGAGGTTGGTGGCTGGTTATGGAGTTTGGGCGAGAGTATGATTGGTTAGTtttttaaccccccccccctttcaaGTCGGCCTTTCACCTTATGCATTTTTTGGGTTTGCCACTCTGCTAAGGTGTCAGCCACGTGTCGCTTCACGCCCTCCTTTAAAGCCTCCACTCCGAGTAGTCCTATGGTCTTTTCTCGCATGACCTGCTTAACTCTCGATTTTCAAATGACTACAACTTTTTCATacgataatattttttttaaattatattgtaTCAATGAGGATTTCATTCTCTTTATTTGAATAgactattgctatagttttcttaattatttattaaaaaattaCAATCTATAAAGTTACGTGATTGTGTAACGTTACATGATTATGTTCCAGTACTAAATTACGTATCACATGTGCAAGCAGTAACTAATGTTTAGTGTGACCCTACATTTATAATCATGTACCATTGGTAACAAGTGTAATGTCACGTGATTATGTATTAGTACGTAATCACGTTATTATAATTTTCTTCATTGAATAATGTTTTTTTTACTAAAGTTATGTTTATTACGTTATTATACATTCAATATAATGAGAACGTAACTGTTTTATGCTATTACATGATTAGATATGTAATATAAGTCGTTACATGATTATCGATGGCGTGCTAGGTAAAGCATTTGATACTGCCTGCAGACATGGTTCGTGATTAGATCTGTAATATAAGTCGTTACGTGATTGTAGATGTCGTGTTACATAGAGCATTTGATACTGCTTGAAGACACGGTATGTGATTATTACATTAAACATTTGTTACCGCTTTTTCACACATGATATATGAATCTAGATTTTGGTATGCATTGAGTACCTGGCACGTGATTTGCGTATTCATTGATCATATGGTACTTGATTATAGACGTAGTGTTATATTGAGAATTTGTTACTGCTTGCAAATATGGAACGCGATGTAGGAattcattgattatgttttagtATGTAATTGCGTATTGGAACgtaatcatattttttttttaaattaagaaaactatagcaatagtcTACTCATATTAAAGAGATTGAAATGcgctatatttttttaaatattattatatGAAAAGGTTATAGTCGTCTGAAAATTGGGGGGAAGTAGGTCACATGAGAAAACACCATATTACTTTTTTTCAATTTGTGTTTCTATTTGTAGAATCGTTGTATTTACAATTATGTCACCTCATCATTTAATCCAATGATCTTGCAAATCGACGACCTAGATTGTCTCCTACATTTTGTAGGATAACCCTCTCTTGTACAATAATCTTCCCTTATTTATCGATATCAGGAATTTGATACACGATTTTCCGAAACTACACCTTTAGATTATTGACATTGAAAAAATTAACACATTTGATCTCCAGTCATTGAAGAAGTTATCCTTTTTGTTAAACTTTTAAAAATAaccaaaaatattttttgtgaggcaaattggaaataaataattccacctaactcaatttggccgataataatcccaagtcagttattggccgataataatccgaacatgtcaattttttttgtaaaatagcccgccgttaaaatagcttaacagagttaagtttttttccgaattacaaaccgatgttgtagggcttttgatcagaacgaggatacgagtcggttgatgtaaaacttacatcAAAATACTaccccaacccacgaaaacggtgtttcaattcgggtgtttaaacttccaattaacaaaaatcaagccatttcgaggtaagttttacatcaatcgactcgtatcctcgttctgatcaaattGACTTgtgattattatcggccaaattgagttaggtgggattatttatttccaattcgccTTTTTGTGACAACCCGTGTTTTCGACACTGGTTAATTACGTAAATTTACGTGTGGAAATACTACGTATTATTATTTACTAAATAATAACAACATATAAGGAGCGAATACGTCATTTAATTGAAAATCTCGGTGGCGGTTCACCACAATTTCAATACACACATTTGTATACAAGtgtctatatttatttatataagttGTACACATTCGTCTTGATTTAAgctagtaaatatatttttattatatttgttttataaatattaaacGAGTTGGTTCATCATTTTTTATACGCAGTTTAAGCCCAACCCACCTACCCAAACCCTAACTATATAATcccttttatttttcttttcctctCCTCATTTGCACCAAACCCTAGCCCCTGAAtattacacacacaaacacctcAGCTTTTACACTATGTTCCCGAGTCTCATATAACAGGGGTAGGGGAAGGAAAGTGAATTAAGAGAGAAAAGGAAGgaaatatgtgatttttttcCGTGTCCCCGAGTTTAATGaaaagtaaaggaaaagaaaagaaatcaaACATTTTATGTGTTCCCGATTTaggaggaaaagaaaagaaaggaacAATTTTACCATCATAccctttaaaaataaaacatttaattAGACAtgagggtaatttagtaattaataagattttctctcctaatctctccGATTTGGGAGGATAAATATAGATACAAATTTTCTTCTTTTTCCCCTCCTTTCTCCTCCCCTTATATCCTTAAAAATTATCAAGAACATGGTTTTTTTAAATTTACATCACATATGTCCCATCTCCCTTGTTAAACGAGACTCGGGAACAAAGTGTTAGAGTGAGGGAAAGATGGAGTCTGGTGGGTCTCCTGCCGCGCACTGCAGCCACACGTGGTGGCGCATCACTGGTGGTGCGAGGATGTCTGGAAAAAGAATGGTGGGTAGCAGCggatgtggtggtggtgttaaGCGAAGATGCGACGGTGGGGTGTGGCGTCGCGTCGAGTGGGGGTGTGCGACGGTGGTTCTAGGGGTAGCGACAAGTGATTGTGGTGGTCTAGGAGTGGTGGCGAGTGGTGTTTAGCGGCTGAGAAGGGATGTGTCGATTGGGGTGGTGAGTGGTGAGCAGCGGCGGAATGATGTTCGGGTCAGGTCTGTGGGCTCACTGTGAGGTGGGGGAGGCTGTTACCTTGCTTCCGATAGCAACAACAGGTGAAACTTGGACCGATGCTCCGACCGATGTCGGGATTCACATGGAAATCCGGTAAGACAACCGAACCTGTGATAGATGTTCATGAATTCTTTATCTCTCCCTGTCTAATTTTACGAGGGATCTTACTCAGATTTAATATCAAACTTTAAGTGGTATTTCTGGATGGATGGTTGGTTGTTCCAGCAGTACCAACGGCGACGGAGATGACCTCCGGCAGACGGTTAATGGCGAAGGATGGTGGTTTGACTCAGATCGGGTCTAGACCTGTTTTGGATTCAGTTGTGGTGTGCTAGTATGGAGcggatgtgacaaccctcacaattacaggtatccgtataattaattaatatttaatgtgtgcttaatgactgtgcttgatttcaactgtgattaaactgctttctgatttctgttacatacatacatatgcatcacatttcatactgtcacttcaTATATTACACATAAAATTTAGTGAcgaacttgatgcacaaagcacagttagcacagtgagcggataacccagaaaacatgctgacaatgccagcacctagacagacaatgttttttaggccagtatgagccagagacagggtacaacactagtagggagtgtagggaagtgaggaccataaaactgcgtcactaggtgataattatagtaccgggaagtgcctaaaacacactctaaatgcataattctgcacttaataacaaaattcagcatttaactatgctagtaatgtgcaaaaacttgacaaaatagtcctgtatactttccaaagtgtcgggaactaaaagtgtcacaaaaagtattataaaagacaccttacggattaattaagcactttaacgggacAGTAtcaaaccaaacaaccggacattacccggaacacaaaaatattgttaaacacattgtttttatttttctgagctagttagggtccccgaacaccctaacacactatatattacttAACACTCATAAGacactaactaaacacttggaTTACAACCAAACTACTAACTATAtagttgaaacccaaccctatacccccccccccttggcgACGGTCACCATGGGTGGCCCACCCATGGATTTGTTTCAatattttatgtgattatgttgCTAGTTTAGGGACATATTATCCATAAGACTATAGCATATTGGAGGTTATAAGTGTTAACCTCAAGATCATCATTCTCTTACTTCACAACACCCATTTCACTCAACTCTCCTCCTCTCCTTCTTCCTTGTTTCGGCCGACCCCAAgcacaaccaccatcaccatcattcaAGCTCTTTCATCCAATCCACAAGCATACATAGGTGTTAAAGTGCAAACAACTAAGCTCGGTGTGTTCgaaagctcaaggacctctcttatcttcttttaaccaccacattttatcacttgaactcccctagccttgagctagtggtaagaacttagatccttgcatttttcatcttgtttaagtggttaatgatgtatCTTGGTCAAAATGTTAAGAACCCTAATGAATCTTATGAAGAAGACATGAACATAAACTTGTTAGATGAAGAAATCATGATAAATACAAGTTGTTATGCATGTTGATCATTGTTTGCTAGTAGGAATGATGTGAATCATCATatggtcttgctagatcatgattaaaaacatgatctagcaagatgagaagtaaaaatgttgtaggatgatagaatcatccacacatgaactatgtacttgaatgaatgaatgtgttcttgaaaaataaagatcaaagtaggtgatagtcatgtagatctaaagatccatgagtggttttcgaaagaaccaagtgaaaaatataagtttcattaaaacttggatcttacataaactgtaacacctcgaaaattcatgtccaataatgtattgacacgtgtcgtaAGCTTTAAAcatgtgaaagaatactttagaggggctaaagttgacaaacaaggaaactatgtgaatataagggtccgaagtgtcaataatggataaacatattttaaaatagccctacaagatgtttataccttcaaacgaataaatcatggatcatacagagctaaatatgaaagaaagtgagagattacaaactacaggggctaaatgtgtcaacatgtttaaagtatacctctgagtgaccttttggcaaaccctaagctttgtaacgataaattatgctcactatATTGCGTGATAAAAATTTCGTAAAGtctcgttaacgtatgagaaagttatgatgaaattcatacacgaggggttaaaagcgtcaacgataAATTCTAAGGTCTTATGGGTGACCACAAAGTTAAaaaaggacttaaccaagtttgtATAAGTCAAAAGACCCTTAAAAGTAAGGTTAGAGGGCCAAAAGTGCAAGAAAAACACTTAAAACCACGtaacaaaggaccagggactgaaatgtaattgtttaaacttgtttggctggttcagGTAggctaggcggcccgcgtaagaaacCCTTAagggtttacgcggcccgcgagagagaCACAACAAAGAAAACCTGCAGGTGCCAGTTGCATGTctgtaaccgacttaaaatggTTGTTTTCTTATACCAGAAGCCTCTCCAATGCTTTAACATGCAATAGGGGCACTTGTCTTGATCTGGAAACATTTGTAGACCTCTTTGGCATGATCTTAGATGATCAACTTCAATACATAAGGAGCTTGAGGTTGTAACAACTTTGTTCATTCAATTGCAAAGTTCACAAGACTCacctctggagctctctggtcatcAAGCAAGCTTCCTAGTGGTCCCTAGtcgtaattaggactcttgtaagtgtccttaacccttcctaattcagtttagcttagttaattagctaaaagtcaaaccatcgtaattaaggtttgacttcgagattgcTCATAATTTATTCAGTCAattctcgaattaaaaatacctatgagtgggtaattatgtgggtaataaacccttaaaagggtactatctgattcccactctaactatgtcaattgtcgggtcaaagcttactttaaaaagtcaacagaatacttattttcaaattaatgcataattagcaatgtaggatccatgcaacctgttttatcattaatacaACTTGGtgaataatgtaagaacatgtctaaacatgttcaccccgacaattttcagtttaggctcggtttggaaccgaaagtcgcatagtttgacttatgctttgactttcagttctgacccgtttaagccaagtttaggattgccttagagcttcttttggacctactttcatgttagtataaccctctgtgattatacaacttggttcattagacatcTAATTCTTATGCATGTTTCcattaatcgcttatatgttgaccattatgcccaaatcgCCTTAAACTATAATTTTTAAAAgtgtaaaagagtagacaccttagttactgatttataaacttgtacttaaaattttacatcagtttgaggtctagatttatagttatgctcattagcgtaattagaatcattcttagtaattaattggcgtaattagcatatagcctatctaaacccaaattttaatatcaaactttttacctacttatataaaataatatttgggATTTAtagagatttttaattatttttaagctgagcataacttaaagttctaagcttaattcggttattgccggttttgcccttttgggctataaaatgagttttataagtccttttgacctcaaacctttttctactgatttattatgttaaataaattattttgagccttctggaatattaaaaatatcagctttctatacaaaacccggaaatggctccaaatcgcctttttaagcatttttacgaCTTAgcatgtatcaaaactagtttataatatataagggttgatacccactgatgtattcagtatatttttatattataacagtaaacaaaagttttaaactcagatttccagttttgaccttttaggcttatgtgaaattaccaaaatgcccctatggtgcataATATGGCTATAACTAatgaatttcacatatatatgataccctactgttataacttattaaattaagtataattactaaataaatcagacctgtaactcagtttacaattaaactcttttataccctttaaaatgaccaaaatgcccttgtgaggcatagtttgtgtttaaaatcattttgggcataataggagatatcatactgatatcacaacatatttagtgcatattgacttagggaacttgtatatgattcatatggttactcgttacgcactctccgcgttcggatcgacttatgtaactagtttacacattttagccgaaacgggtcaaaccgtatctttattgtctcaaaatccagaatgtgtttaagttacccatattaaacaagcatgcaagcttgtcgggtcaaaaccacattctaaacccgtcttcgccttccatgcgattgaaccgtattcattctttaaaactaaccggtctaagcttaggctaaattaaagacccgttaggattctaataggttattataaaccttcgttccagaataggagatcctgGAAAAGATATTTGCAGTTGCTTATTGTGACTATACTtgcttaggtaaatacttttaacttattttccctatacgggcttggggtacgccAACAAGAGGTTCTCGAAATGTTGAACCAAGTTGAGCAAGAAGTTCGAGAAGACCGCAGGGAACgtcaaggcttcttcaagggtctgtcagacctactcaaggggaagtccaaaagaaggggtcattgaagacctttttttatttattttatttagttgtaattaagtccctgcgtggacttttgtttcagtactcagcccctgcgtgggcttgtctttttgtactctgcccctgcgtgggca encodes:
- the LOC110922952 gene encoding denticleless protein homolog translates to METSKTRSTFHTITSRELNGFRVRKRPCFADDSSQFSRIGAFDYGVEDDVTPPMALSFCKTSKNAHILAVTGEDGYVCLYNTRFKFSDSATSAENAEKARKCQWLAHDNAIFDVCWIKDDTNLLTACGDHSIKVWDSQERKCLLALTGHTGSVKSVSAHPSNNDIIVSGSRDGSFALWDLRCAKSTRAHSNTLPIATVQGAHKSSSVKTRGRHNKAASMSVTSVLYMKDEVSIATAGAVDSVIKFWDTRSLKAPITQACSQDTSSRKWVRSYGISSLSQDLNGVYISASCMDSRIYLFNVLQLEKGPVKSFEGSNIGTFFVKSKLSPDAGHIVGGSSDGFAYVWQVNKPQADPVKLEGHDGEVTAVDWCAHEVGKIATAADDSVVQLWNINSSCYSNTRSPSSIRRRERTLPVMKRRKLFTQEDEKDSNIGPDPDSPVELTVQTDSPNLTSIPEIRTPASLKKQLFSPHIRDACEGSPDASFGSPSSVLNPPPSIKRKTILDYFLAPSS